One Verrucomicrobiia bacterium DNA window includes the following coding sequences:
- a CDS encoding sigma-70 family RNA polymerase sigma factor produces MSTENRTNLSAPGDIFATTRWTVVLAAGRGRTPQADRALEELCRAYWFPLYAYVRRRGYAREDAEDSVQAFFARFLARNYLEGLSAERGRFRAFLLASLKNFLANEWKKSRRLKRGGGETVLSLDWETADTKFQVAATNEPGPDQAFDREWAVALLAQVIERLRAECVAEGRGGQFEQLKVFLTAGKGAVPHAAAAKALGLEEGAVRVAVHRLRKRYRELLRDEIAHTLADPAQVDEEMRALFSAFA; encoded by the coding sequence TTGAGCACCGAAAACCGCACCAACTTGTCAGCGCCGGGCGACATCTTCGCCACGACGCGCTGGACGGTCGTGCTTGCGGCGGGGCGGGGGCGCACACCGCAGGCGGACCGCGCCCTGGAGGAGTTGTGCCGCGCCTACTGGTTTCCGTTGTATGCCTACGTGCGGCGCCGCGGTTATGCCAGGGAGGATGCGGAAGATTCCGTGCAGGCCTTTTTCGCGCGGTTCCTGGCCAGGAATTACCTCGAAGGCCTCAGTGCGGAGCGCGGACGATTTCGCGCGTTCCTGCTCGCGTCGCTGAAAAACTTTCTCGCCAACGAATGGAAAAAGTCCCGGCGCCTCAAGCGCGGCGGCGGCGAAACGGTGCTTTCGCTCGATTGGGAAACGGCGGACACCAAGTTCCAGGTGGCGGCCACCAATGAGCCGGGGCCGGACCAGGCGTTCGACCGCGAATGGGCGGTGGCGCTGCTGGCCCAGGTGATTGAGCGGCTGCGCGCCGAGTGTGTGGCGGAGGGCCGGGGAGGCCAGTTCGAGCAGCTCAAGGTGTTTCTCACCGCCGGCAAGGGCGCCGTGCCGCACGCCGCGGCCGCGAAGGCGCTCGGCCTGGAGGAAGGCGCGGTGCGCGTGGCGGTGCACCGCCTGCGCAAGCGCTACCGCGAACTGCTGCGCGACGAGATTGCCCACACGCTCGCGGATCCGGCCCAGGTTGATGAGGAAATGCGCGCCCTGTTCAGCGCCTTTGCGTGA
- a CDS encoding aldehyde dehydrogenase family protein: MKTKARPAARRVPVKRAGVSAVATAPAVVPLKSRALNFGGKWDYAPAPEDFKYIQIAPRHELFINGQFVAPHSGKYFESINPATEQTLTEIAAADETDVNHAVSAARRAYENVWSKLPARERGKYLYRIARIIQEKSRELAVLETMDGGKPIKESRDFDLPMVAAHFFYYAGWADKLQYAFPGKMPRPLGVAGQIIPWNFPLLMAAWKLAPALACGNTVVLKPAETTSLTALRLAQILLEAELPPGVVNIVTGAGATGAALVNHPDVDKIAFTGSTEVGKRIAKACAGTKKKLTLELGGKAANILFEDAPIDQAIEGVINGIYFNQGHVCCAGSRLFVQEGIYPTVIKKLRNRIQTLRVGNPLDKNTDIGAINSRAQLDKIRELVQSGVEEGCELVQSSCSLPAKGYWFAPSFLTNVTMSHRVAQEEIFGPVLSVMTFRTPEEAFERANNTPYGLSAGVWTDKGSKIFKLVNKLRAGVVWANTYNKFDPTSPFGGYKESGFGREGGLHGLAAYCRLD, encoded by the coding sequence ATGAAGACCAAAGCCAGACCCGCCGCCCGCCGGGTTCCCGTCAAACGCGCCGGTGTGTCGGCCGTTGCGACCGCGCCCGCCGTCGTGCCGCTGAAAAGCCGCGCGCTCAATTTCGGCGGCAAGTGGGATTACGCGCCCGCGCCGGAGGATTTCAAATACATCCAGATTGCGCCGCGCCACGAACTGTTCATCAACGGCCAGTTCGTTGCGCCGCATTCAGGGAAGTATTTCGAGTCGATCAATCCGGCCACGGAACAGACGCTCACCGAGATCGCCGCTGCGGACGAGACGGATGTGAACCACGCGGTGTCGGCTGCGCGCCGCGCCTACGAAAATGTCTGGAGCAAGCTGCCCGCGCGGGAACGCGGCAAATACCTCTACCGCATCGCTCGCATCATCCAGGAGAAGTCCCGCGAACTCGCCGTGCTCGAAACGATGGACGGCGGCAAACCCATCAAGGAATCGCGCGACTTTGACCTGCCGATGGTTGCGGCGCATTTCTTCTATTACGCGGGCTGGGCCGACAAGCTTCAGTATGCGTTCCCCGGCAAGATGCCGCGGCCACTGGGCGTCGCGGGGCAGATCATCCCGTGGAATTTTCCGTTGTTGATGGCGGCGTGGAAGCTCGCACCGGCGCTCGCCTGCGGCAATACCGTCGTGCTCAAGCCCGCCGAGACGACTTCGCTCACGGCATTGCGGCTCGCGCAGATTTTGCTGGAAGCGGAACTCCCGCCGGGCGTGGTGAACATCGTCACTGGCGCGGGCGCGACGGGCGCGGCGCTGGTGAATCATCCCGACGTGGACAAGATTGCGTTCACCGGCAGCACGGAAGTTGGGAAGCGCATTGCGAAAGCCTGCGCGGGCACAAAAAAGAAACTTACCCTCGAACTCGGGGGCAAGGCGGCGAACATCCTGTTTGAGGACGCGCCGATTGATCAGGCCATCGAAGGCGTCATCAACGGCATCTACTTCAACCAGGGCCATGTTTGCTGCGCGGGCTCGCGCCTGTTCGTGCAGGAAGGAATTTATCCGACGGTCATCAAGAAGCTGCGCAATCGCATCCAGACGCTGCGCGTGGGCAATCCGCTCGACAAGAACACCGACATCGGCGCGATCAACTCACGCGCGCAGCTCGACAAGATTCGCGAGTTGGTGCAGAGCGGTGTCGAGGAGGGTTGCGAACTGGTTCAGTCAAGCTGTTCGCTGCCGGCGAAGGGCTATTGGTTTGCGCCGAGTTTTCTGACGAATGTGACGATGAGCCATCGGGTGGCGCAGGAGGAGATTTTTGGCCCCGTGCTGAGCGTGATGACGTTCCGCACGCCGGAGGAGGCCTTCGAGCGCGCGAACAACACGCCTTACGGCCTGAGCGCCGGCGTCTGGACCGACAAGGGCAGCAAGATATTCAAGCTCGTTAACAAGCTGCGCGCCGGCGTCGTGTGGGCGAATACCTACAACAAGTTCGACCCGACCAGCCCGTTCGGCGGTTACAAGGAAAGCGGCTTCGGCCGTGAAGGTGGATTGCACGGGCTGGCGGCATATTGCCGGTTGGATTGA
- a CDS encoding YdeI/OmpD-associated family protein, which yields MKTQSRTQPIPPAMQRALAANVKARAAFARLPASHQREYVRWITEAKRPETVARRLEKLMPMLLAKADANR from the coding sequence ATGAAAACCCAATCCCGAACCCAGCCCATCCCGCCGGCCATGCAACGGGCCCTGGCGGCCAACGTAAAGGCCCGTGCGGCTTTTGCACGACTCCCGGCGTCCCATCAGCGCGAATACGTGCGTTGGATCACCGAGGCGAAGCGGCCGGAGACCGTCGCGCGCCGGCTGGAGAAGTTGATGCCCATGTTGCTTGCCAAAGCGGACGCGAACCGTTGA
- a CDS encoding M12 family metallopeptidase — MKANRNSKSRRLKRLPGLLGLLLALHVGADSDPAHQQKHTTKPEPWPGGVIPYDVSQLTGAQRETVQRAMQRWANTGARLRFVPRTTEAEYVYFTGRTDAGNNTSHVGFARGQRSDINITAFWWRQGEWMPAHELGHVLGFFHEQQRWDRDRYVTVHYENIKPGREGDYDWVPQTNWLVSSTPYDYYSIMHYRTCWASTCESACQDGDGSSPCAVLDPVGTNYDRVIGQWGDNQISALDATRVRLVYGTNTVAGSARGTSSRAAGPKH; from the coding sequence ATGAAGGCCAACCGCAACTCAAAGTCTCGCCGGCTGAAGCGGCTGCCCGGATTGCTGGGCCTGTTGCTCGCGCTGCACGTCGGGGCCGATTCCGATCCGGCGCACCAGCAAAAGCACACCACCAAACCGGAGCCCTGGCCCGGCGGCGTCATTCCGTATGACGTTTCGCAACTCACCGGGGCGCAGCGGGAGACCGTCCAGCGCGCGATGCAACGCTGGGCCAACACCGGCGCCCGCCTTCGCTTTGTCCCGCGCACCACGGAAGCCGAATACGTTTATTTCACGGGCCGCACGGATGCCGGCAACAACACGAGCCACGTTGGTTTCGCCCGCGGCCAGCGTTCCGACATCAACATCACGGCGTTCTGGTGGCGGCAGGGCGAATGGATGCCGGCCCACGAACTTGGCCACGTCCTTGGATTCTTCCACGAGCAGCAACGCTGGGATCGCGACCGTTACGTCACCGTGCATTACGAGAACATCAAGCCGGGCCGCGAGGGGGATTACGACTGGGTGCCCCAAACCAACTGGCTCGTGAGCAGCACGCCCTACGATTATTACTCCATCATGCACTACCGCACCTGCTGGGCTTCAACATGTGAATCCGCCTGCCAGGACGGCGACGGCAGCAGCCCGTGCGCCGTGCTGGATCCGGTGGGAACCAATTACGACCGCGTCATCGGTCAGTGGGGAGACAATCAAATCAGCGCGCTCGACGCCACCAGAGTCCGTCTGGTTTATGGAACGAACACCGTTGCCGGGTCCGCGCGCGGAACGTCCAGCCGCGCAGCCGGCCCGAAGCATTAG
- a CDS encoding DUF1559 domain-containing protein, translating into MNLRRAFTLIELLVVIAIIAILAAMLLPALASAKEKARATQCKSNLRQIGLGYTMYADDADGRYPISGGTIAWNQVDATTHAPGWMQQLASVVQNTNVFHCPTDHKWQFSYFNGARAAFVVANQPAAVNSRSIQFPTAYVLSGDTAWDVPSTEDADKDDYTQNCVGGPENGINWIEWRVHSRGQNLLFPDGHVNWYRRYVTNEMTFRYDSLHGWE; encoded by the coding sequence ATGAATTTGCGGCGCGCGTTTACCCTGATCGAATTGCTGGTGGTGATTGCCATCATCGCGATTCTGGCGGCCATGCTCCTGCCGGCGCTGGCCTCGGCCAAGGAAAAGGCCCGCGCCACCCAGTGCAAATCCAACCTCCGGCAGATTGGCCTGGGCTACACCATGTATGCAGATGATGCCGACGGGCGTTATCCCATCTCCGGCGGCACCATCGCGTGGAACCAGGTGGACGCCACCACGCACGCGCCGGGCTGGATGCAGCAACTCGCCTCCGTGGTGCAGAACACGAACGTGTTTCACTGCCCCACGGATCACAAATGGCAGTTCAGCTACTTCAACGGGGCGCGTGCCGCCTTTGTCGTCGCGAACCAGCCCGCTGCGGTCAACAGCCGGTCGATTCAGTTCCCCACCGCTTACGTGCTCTCCGGCGACACGGCCTGGGACGTGCCCAGCACCGAGGACGCCGACAAGGATGACTACACGCAAAACTGCGTGGGCGGACCCGAGAATGGCATCAACTGGATCGAATGGCGGGTGCACAGCCGGGGCCAGAACCTGCTTTTTCCCGACGGCCATGTGAACTGGTATCGGCGTTACGTCACCAACGAGATGACGTTCCGTTACGATTCGCTGCACGGCTGGGAGTGA
- a CDS encoding Z1 domain-containing protein, translating to MFNLNELKKETTNDNRYERRLAKLVASGQEVERIKGVVENAVTNIQAGQRSFVIYGEPQSGKTEMMIALTAKLLDVGFRLVIVLLNDSVQLLGQNLERFQRSGLAPLPKKFSEILPPEVAIGDHQWVIFCKKNSSDLQKLLEKIEAHPNRVVIDDEADYATPNTKVNQNEKSKINALTGELIGEQGTYIGVTATPARLDLNKTHQNQNEHWIDFPPHSNYTGQDLFFPVSTENLPYRLTFLPDAGDDPKYLREALFSFMVNAAYLNEIINDAEKNYSILIHTSGKKADHSVDYKNIVKIFEALKDEKNTNHAGYFKRIWEIANARYSSHADDLTKYVISNRDRNNIVVMNSDKEVNTAENRTATDPTAPFTVVIGGNIVSRGVTFNNLISMFFTRDVKHKLQQDTYIQRARMFGSRGDYLNYFELTIPKHLYLDWQQCFIFHRLSLESRKLNKQSPVWLDGERITAVASASIDNANVLVDKGEMSFALFDFDKHKETIAEIINQSAKPIQKVKALAELLGKSCLPAYLINYIESFCPAGDKSVAVHPPISIAGYTDKDGETDKATITRTKGFIGKNQMEVTKYPDAIHHINVFYNETGKARVFYKYEGSIRFLKTGKK from the coding sequence ATGTTCAATCTCAACGAACTGAAGAAGGAAACAACGAACGACAATCGATACGAGCGGCGCTTGGCAAAGCTGGTTGCGTCTGGCCAAGAAGTGGAGCGCATCAAAGGTGTAGTTGAGAACGCCGTGACGAACATCCAAGCCGGGCAAAGGTCGTTTGTCATCTACGGCGAGCCCCAAAGCGGCAAGACTGAGATGATGATTGCTTTGACGGCAAAGCTGCTGGACGTGGGCTTCCGACTGGTGATCGTATTGCTCAATGACAGCGTTCAATTGCTCGGGCAGAACTTGGAGCGCTTTCAGCGGTCTGGTCTGGCGCCGCTGCCGAAGAAGTTTAGCGAAATACTGCCGCCTGAAGTTGCCATCGGAGACCACCAGTGGGTGATATTCTGCAAGAAGAATTCCAGCGACCTGCAAAAACTGTTGGAGAAAATCGAAGCCCACCCAAACCGTGTCGTCATTGATGACGAGGCTGATTATGCCACGCCGAATACCAAGGTGAACCAGAACGAGAAAAGCAAAATCAATGCTTTGACTGGCGAACTGATTGGCGAGCAAGGCACTTATATCGGCGTCACCGCTACGCCCGCCCGTCTTGATCTGAACAAGACGCACCAAAACCAAAATGAACACTGGATAGACTTTCCGCCCCACTCGAACTACACCGGTCAGGATTTATTCTTTCCGGTTTCGACCGAGAACCTGCCCTATCGGCTGACGTTCCTGCCAGATGCAGGCGACGATCCAAAGTATTTGCGGGAAGCGCTGTTCAGCTTCATGGTCAACGCTGCATATCTGAATGAGATTATCAACGACGCCGAGAAAAACTATTCGATCCTGATCCATACGAGCGGGAAAAAGGCAGACCATTCGGTTGACTACAAAAACATTGTCAAAATCTTCGAGGCGCTAAAGGACGAAAAGAACACGAATCACGCCGGGTATTTTAAGCGAATTTGGGAAATCGCCAACGCGCGTTATTCAAGCCACGCGGACGACCTCACCAAATACGTCATCTCCAATCGCGACAGAAATAACATCGTGGTGATGAACAGCGACAAGGAAGTCAACACCGCTGAAAATCGAACCGCCACCGACCCGACCGCTCCATTCACCGTTGTCATTGGCGGCAACATCGTGTCGCGTGGAGTAACGTTCAACAATTTGATCTCCATGTTCTTCACGCGGGATGTGAAGCACAAACTCCAGCAAGACACATATATTCAACGTGCTCGGATGTTTGGCTCGCGGGGCGACTACCTGAATTATTTTGAACTCACGATTCCGAAGCATCTTTATCTCGACTGGCAACAATGCTTCATCTTCCACCGGCTCTCTCTCGAATCGCGTAAACTGAACAAACAATCTCCCGTTTGGCTTGATGGCGAGCGCATCACAGCCGTCGCCAGTGCGAGCATAGACAACGCGAACGTCTTGGTGGACAAAGGTGAAATGAGTTTTGCTCTTTTCGATTTTGACAAACACAAGGAAACCATTGCGGAAATAATCAATCAGAGCGCCAAACCAATCCAGAAAGTTAAAGCACTCGCTGAACTGCTCGGGAAAAGCTGTTTGCCGGCCTATCTGATCAATTACATCGAAAGTTTCTGCCCTGCTGGCGACAAATCGGTTGCGGTTCATCCGCCAATCTCAATCGCGGGCTACACCGACAAAGATGGAGAAACGGACAAGGCGACCATCACGCGCACAAAGGGCTTCATTGGTAAGAATCAGATGGAGGTCACGAAGTATCCTGACGCGATTCATCACATCAACGTGTTTTACAACGAAACTGGAAAAGCCCGCGTGTTCTACAAATACGAAGGGAGCATTCGTTTCCTGAAAACGGGGAAAAAATGA
- a CDS encoding sigma-70 family RNA polymerase sigma factor yields MLAAGRERTQQADRALATLCQLYWHPLYTYVRKRGYSPHDAEDLTQEFFARILARNDVATVSRERGKFRSYLLAAINHFLSDEWDKARAQKRGGGRVIHLDSAVAESLYAQEHADGLTPERLFDQRWAITVLEEVYRQLRQEYQRAGKAALFETLRFALMGERSAVPYARLAVQMNLTEAAIKVAVHRLRKRYRQVLSELVAGTVSSPDEVDEEMRYLLRALSDAASWL; encoded by the coding sequence GTGCTCGCCGCGGGCAGGGAGCGCACACAACAGGCTGATCGCGCGCTGGCGACGCTCTGTCAGTTGTATTGGCATCCGCTTTACACATACGTGCGGAAACGCGGTTATTCTCCTCACGACGCGGAAGACCTTACCCAGGAGTTCTTCGCCCGGATTCTGGCGCGCAACGACGTGGCTACGGTCAGCCGCGAGCGGGGGAAGTTTCGCTCGTATCTGCTGGCGGCGATCAATCATTTCCTGTCGGACGAATGGGACAAGGCCCGTGCCCAGAAGCGGGGCGGTGGGCGGGTCATCCATCTCGACAGTGCCGTGGCCGAGTCGCTCTATGCGCAGGAGCATGCGGACGGGCTGACGCCGGAACGGCTTTTCGATCAACGCTGGGCCATTACCGTGCTGGAGGAGGTCTATCGGCAGTTGCGTCAGGAATATCAGCGTGCCGGCAAAGCGGCTTTGTTTGAAACCCTGCGGTTTGCGCTTATGGGCGAACGTAGCGCCGTGCCGTATGCCCGCCTGGCTGTCCAAATGAATCTGACCGAGGCCGCAATAAAGGTAGCCGTTCATCGTCTGCGGAAACGCTATCGGCAGGTGCTGTCTGAATTGGTTGCGGGCACAGTGTCATCGCCGGATGAGGTCGATGAGGAAATGCGTTACCTGCTGCGCGCCTTGTCGGATGCGGCCAGCTGGTTGTAA
- a CDS encoding protein kinase encodes MSLPDAPPLPAPEIGGPFGRYQIIRRLGHGGMGVVYEAEESDSGRRVALKVINQKLSSPADRARFLREGRLAASINHPNCVYVFGTEEIKNTPVIAMEFVSGGTLQQRLSREGPFPVGRAVDAILQVIEGLEAAQAVGILHRDIKPSNCFEDASGNVKIGDFGLSISTLPREESNLTDSGAVVGTPAFASPEQLRGEDFSARSDMYAVGVTLFYLLTGKLPFEGNTMPQLVANTLEKRPPSPREYRPEIPIGLARVILRCLDKHPTERFKNYAELRLALEPFSSAAPTAATLGLRFLAGVADLLLLSLLGMTVTLLGFGGPFEMMNRFLKSPSNIWWFMIPWLIFMLLYYAICESRWGATAGKALCRLRVLQSDRNYPGFGRALLRAVIYTLVPLLPYWIIAGADPMKFATPSAGTYLLSLSYYVLLGLLFSSARRRNGFAAVQDLVTGTRVVSRTALEQRQSLAVSDLQPAGLETYPTVGPFHVLQSLGRGGEVEWIEGYDLRLLRRVLIRRVPAGTPPLPAALRHISRVGRLRWLAGRRDGEENWDAFEGVGGQALLNLVDQPQPWSRVRFWLHDVAEELGAAEKDGTLPPVLALDRVWITREGRAKLLDFPAPGASPAAENVGRPRPPIAEPASDTRTFINQIAAIALGGWAAKDQPAAMVSAHIPLHVRRFLETLPSLAGADAIAVTLGPLLRRVAEVTRLRRALIVAGCVAFPLLSSLAGIWGMSMMQNWQRQNPDLMALIQVLNTWRAKNMPFVPKNQLPSDQLTGIYIAAHFGGVITNEPVWSGALARMLIQPDAREFAEKSLQQYASPPAEELQEAERRFEPIVKQVQPGGMPSPVLMSPFVLWITLLIYVAVPAVIAALLFRGGLVLLALGVTYVRVDGRKASRGRVFWRSVVAWSPVVGAVMLGGAAMTMKSLPLTWLVLVLMIGLTVCSLLLPGRGLQDRLAGTWPVPR; translated from the coding sequence ATGTCTTTGCCGGACGCTCCCCCGTTGCCGGCCCCTGAAATCGGCGGGCCATTCGGCCGTTACCAAATCATCCGTCGGCTGGGCCATGGTGGCATGGGGGTGGTGTATGAGGCGGAGGAGTCTGATTCCGGCCGGCGGGTCGCGCTCAAGGTGATTAATCAAAAACTCAGCTCACCTGCCGATCGCGCCCGTTTTCTCCGGGAAGGGCGATTGGCCGCCTCCATCAACCACCCGAATTGCGTTTACGTTTTCGGCACGGAGGAGATTAAAAACACTCCGGTCATCGCGATGGAATTCGTTTCCGGTGGCACGCTCCAGCAACGGCTTTCCCGGGAAGGTCCGTTCCCGGTGGGGCGCGCGGTGGACGCCATCCTGCAGGTGATTGAGGGGCTTGAGGCGGCGCAGGCGGTCGGGATTCTTCATCGGGACATCAAGCCCTCGAACTGTTTTGAGGATGCCAGTGGCAATGTGAAGATCGGCGATTTCGGCCTCTCCATTTCCACGTTGCCGCGGGAGGAAAGCAACCTTACTGACTCAGGTGCCGTCGTGGGCACGCCGGCGTTCGCTTCGCCGGAGCAGCTTCGTGGCGAGGATTTCAGTGCGCGTTCAGACATGTATGCGGTCGGGGTGACGCTATTCTATTTGCTCACCGGCAAGCTGCCCTTTGAGGGAAATACGATGCCGCAGCTCGTCGCCAACACTCTCGAGAAACGCCCGCCTTCACCCCGCGAATATCGCCCGGAAATTCCCATTGGGCTGGCGCGCGTGATTCTTCGTTGTCTCGATAAACACCCCACGGAACGATTCAAAAACTACGCGGAACTGCGTTTGGCGCTGGAACCCTTCTCCTCCGCGGCGCCCACTGCGGCGACGTTGGGCCTCCGATTTCTCGCGGGAGTTGCCGACTTGCTGTTGCTCAGCCTGCTCGGCATGACCGTGACCCTGCTGGGGTTTGGCGGGCCGTTTGAAATGATGAATCGATTTCTCAAATCGCCATCGAACATCTGGTGGTTCATGATCCCCTGGCTCATTTTCATGCTGCTTTACTATGCAATTTGCGAATCGCGCTGGGGCGCCACGGCCGGGAAGGCGCTATGCAGGTTGCGCGTGTTGCAGTCGGATCGTAATTATCCCGGGTTTGGCCGGGCGTTGTTGCGGGCGGTAATCTACACCTTGGTGCCGTTGCTGCCGTATTGGATCATTGCGGGTGCGGATCCGATGAAGTTCGCCACCCCTTCTGCCGGAACTTACCTGTTGAGCTTGTCCTATTACGTGCTCTTGGGGCTGCTGTTCTCCAGCGCCCGGCGGCGCAATGGTTTTGCCGCGGTGCAGGATCTCGTGACCGGGACGCGCGTCGTCTCGCGAACCGCACTGGAGCAGCGGCAATCCTTGGCGGTCAGTGACCTGCAGCCCGCAGGTCTGGAAACTTATCCTACCGTGGGGCCCTTCCATGTGCTCCAGTCGCTGGGCAGGGGCGGCGAGGTTGAATGGATCGAAGGATACGATCTGCGCTTGTTGCGCCGTGTGCTAATTCGGCGGGTTCCGGCGGGCACACCGCCTTTGCCGGCAGCGCTTCGTCACATTTCGCGCGTGGGGCGGTTGCGCTGGCTGGCCGGGCGTCGTGATGGCGAGGAGAATTGGGACGCCTTCGAGGGCGTTGGAGGGCAGGCGCTCTTGAATCTGGTCGATCAACCGCAACCATGGAGCCGGGTCAGATTCTGGTTGCATGATGTGGCCGAAGAATTGGGCGCGGCAGAGAAGGATGGCACCTTGCCGCCGGTGCTGGCCTTGGATCGGGTGTGGATCACCCGCGAAGGACGGGCGAAGTTGCTCGACTTCCCGGCTCCCGGAGCGTCACCGGCTGCGGAGAACGTGGGCCGGCCACGGCCGCCGATTGCCGAACCCGCCTCGGACACGCGGACATTCATCAATCAAATCGCGGCCATTGCGCTGGGCGGCTGGGCTGCAAAGGATCAGCCAGCTGCCATGGTATCGGCTCACATTCCACTGCATGTGCGGCGGTTCCTGGAAACCCTGCCCAGTCTGGCTGGCGCGGATGCCATTGCGGTGACGCTTGGACCGCTCCTGCGACGGGTGGCTGAAGTTACGCGATTGCGGCGGGCGCTGATCGTCGCCGGGTGTGTTGCATTCCCATTGCTTTCCAGCCTGGCCGGCATTTGGGGGATGTCGATGATGCAAAACTGGCAGCGGCAGAATCCCGATCTGATGGCCTTGATCCAGGTATTGAACACTTGGCGCGCAAAGAACATGCCCTTTGTGCCGAAGAACCAGCTCCCGAGTGACCAGCTCACCGGCATTTATATTGCCGCGCACTTTGGCGGAGTCATCACCAATGAACCCGTTTGGTCGGGCGCACTGGCCCGGATGCTCATCCAACCGGACGCCCGCGAGTTCGCCGAGAAGAGCCTGCAGCAATACGCCTCACCCCCGGCCGAGGAACTCCAGGAGGCGGAAAGACGCTTTGAACCGATCGTCAAGCAGGTCCAACCCGGCGGCATGCCATCGCCGGTCCTGATGTCGCCGTTCGTCCTCTGGATAACCCTGCTGATCTATGTTGCGGTTCCGGCGGTCATCGCGGCGCTGCTATTCCGTGGTGGCTTGGTGCTGCTGGCGTTGGGTGTGACGTATGTGCGTGTGGACGGGCGCAAGGCTTCACGCGGCCGCGTGTTCTGGCGCAGTGTCGTGGCGTGGAGCCCCGTGGTTGGGGCGGTGATGCTCGGCGGGGCGGCGATGACAATGAAATCCTTGCCGCTCACCTGGCTGGTCTTGGTGTTGATGATTGGTTTGACCGTCTGTTCACTGTTGTTGCCTGGTCGCGGTTTGCAGGATCGTCTGGCGGGAACGTGGCCGGTGCCGCGCTGA
- the deoC gene encoding deoxyribose-phosphate aldolase, producing the protein MAEERAASFAKRSIKTDAKLAGLKLAVAMMDLTTLEGKDTPGKVAYLCRKALQPADAKYGVPSCAAVCVYPSMVKYARKFLGADSPVHVASVATGFPSGQYPLRTRLEEVRRAVNDGADEIDMVIDRGAFLAGEHALVFDEIAAVKEACGAAHLKVILETGELVTLDNVRLASQIAMEAGGDFIKTSTGKVNPAATMPVTLVMLEAIRDYFFATGIRIGMKPAGGIRTSKQALAYLVMVKETLGDDWLTPDLFRFGASTLVNDVLMQIAKLAEGNYQSGDYFSLP; encoded by the coding sequence ATGGCCGAGGAACGCGCGGCATCCTTTGCCAAGCGCAGCATCAAGACCGACGCCAAGCTGGCCGGCCTGAAGCTGGCCGTGGCGATGATGGACCTCACCACCCTCGAGGGCAAAGACACGCCGGGCAAGGTCGCCTACCTCTGCCGCAAGGCGCTCCAGCCGGCCGACGCGAAATATGGCGTGCCGTCCTGCGCCGCCGTTTGTGTGTATCCCAGCATGGTCAAATACGCGCGGAAATTTCTCGGCGCGGATTCGCCCGTGCACGTCGCGTCCGTGGCGACCGGCTTTCCCAGCGGCCAATACCCTTTGCGCACGCGGCTTGAAGAAGTCCGCCGCGCGGTGAACGACGGCGCCGACGAAATCGACATGGTCATTGACCGCGGCGCATTCCTCGCCGGGGAACACGCGCTGGTGTTTGACGAAATCGCCGCCGTGAAGGAAGCCTGCGGCGCGGCGCATTTGAAGGTCATTCTTGAAACCGGCGAACTCGTCACGCTCGACAACGTCCGCCTCGCGAGCCAGATCGCCATGGAGGCGGGCGGCGACTTCATCAAGACCAGCACGGGCAAGGTGAACCCCGCCGCCACGATGCCTGTCACGCTCGTGATGTTGGAGGCCATCCGCGATTACTTCTTCGCCACCGGCATCCGCATTGGCATGAAGCCCGCCGGCGGCATCCGCACCAGCAAACAGGCGCTCGCGTATCTCGTCATGGTGAAGGAAACGCTCGGCGACGACTGGCTGACGCCCGACCTGTTCCGTTTCGGCGCCAGCACGCTCGTCAACGACGTGTTGATGCAAATCGCGAAGCTGGCGGAGGGCAATTACCAGTCGGGGGATTATTTCTCGTTGCCGTGA
- a CDS encoding DUF3185 family protein translates to MKVIFGASCMVVGVVLVMWGRNMAYSLGGHVHYVFTGAPSNKALNLLVGGGLLIAFGFYQAFWKAR, encoded by the coding sequence ATGAAAGTCATTTTCGGCGCGAGTTGCATGGTGGTGGGCGTGGTGCTGGTCATGTGGGGACGCAACATGGCCTATTCGTTGGGCGGGCATGTGCACTACGTGTTTACGGGCGCGCCCAGCAACAAGGCGTTGAATCTACTCGTGGGCGGCGGGCTGCTGATTGCGTTTGGCTTCTACCAGGCCTTTTGGAAGGCGCGGTGA